Genomic window (Streptomyces sp. NBC_00078):
TGATCCAGCACAGTGCCGACATGCCTCCCGCCCGGGGATTGGCCAGGAGGTTCTCCCGTACGGTCAGCTCGGCGAGGCAACCCTCCCGCTGTCGGTCACCTGGTACGAGGGCGACACCCCGTCCGACGGCGTCCGCGACCGTACGGGGATGGTACGGGCGACCGCCGAGAAGGACCCGTCCGCCGAGGAGGGGACGGGCGCCCGCGAGGGCTCGGGCGAGGCCGATGTGTCCGGCGCCCGTGAGGCCGACCAGGCCGAGGACTTCCCCCTGCCTGAGCTCCAGACTGACCGGTCCCGCGTCGGAGGTGCGCACTCCGTCCAGGGTCAGGATGGCCGGGCCGCCGGCCGGGGTGGTGGCGGGGCGGTGATCGGTCGGCCCCTCGCCGGTGATGGCGCGCACCAGGCGGGCAGGAGTGTGGCTCTCCGGCGAGCCGTGGCTGACCAGGCGTCCGTCGCGCAGCACGGCGAAGGTGTCGGCGACCTCGTACACCTCGTCCAGGCGATGGGTGACGTAGAGGATGCCGTGCCCCCGGTCACGCAGGGTGTGCAGCACCTGGAACAGCCGGGTGCAGTCCGCGGCGGGCAGGCGGGCGGTCGGCTCGTCGAGGACGATGAGTCTCGCCCGTGCCGCCAGGGCTCGTGCGACGGCGACAAGCGAACGCTCAGCCGGGGCGAGGTGGGAGATCGGCGTGTCGGGGTCGAGATGTCCGGCGACGACCCGCAGGGCCTCGGTGCAGTGTTCTCGGGTGAGCCGCCAGGAGATCAGTCCGGCGCGGCGCGGATACCCGGTGCTCAGAGCGATGTTCTCGGCTACCGTCATCCACTCCACCAGGCCGAGATCCTGATGGATGAAGGACAT
Coding sequences:
- a CDS encoding sugar ABC transporter ATP-binding protein; protein product: MHEAHDTSAHAVPPFGAEPLVRVRGLVKRFGGTLALAGVDLDVHAGSVLALLGPNGAGKSTLIKVLAGVHHADSGHVTVAGQPLGSHAASRHMSFIHQDLGLVEWMTVAENIALSTGYPRRAGLISWRLTREHCTEALRVVAGHLDPDTPISHLAPAERSLVAVARALAARARLIVLDEPTARLPAADCTRLFQVLHTLRDRGHGILYVTHRLDEVYEVADTFAVLRDGRLVSHGSPESHTPARLVRAITGEGPTDHRPATTPAGGPAILTLDGVRTSDAGPVSLELRQGEVLGLVGLTGAGHIGLARALAGARPLLGGRVLLGGRPYHPRTVADAVGRGVALVPGDRQREGCLAELTVRENLLANPRAGGMSALCWISPRRERAEAGTLIERFSVRPHDSEAAIATLSGGNQQKVMIGRWLRPALRLLILEEPTASVDIGAKAAIHRLLDEALAAGLAVLLISSDFEEVAGVCRRALVFVRGSVTTELTGPALTVTELTRAASALPSSGTAANT